The following is a genomic window from Anaerolineales bacterium.
GGGCGCCCTGGGGGGCGGTGGACCTGCATCGCAAGGTGGTCAACTTCAACGGCCTGTTGATGGCAGGCTTTGAAGGTTCGCTGCGCTACCGCAAGGGCGGTTTCATGTACACCCAGGCAGACATGTGGTGGCTGGTGCTGGAGATGCTGCCGCGCTTGCTATGGAACCGTGTACGCCACGGGCGGGCGCTGGATGTGTTGGTGACCCATTCGCCGCCGTGGGGCGTGGGCGATGCGGATGACCCGGCCCACCAGGGTTTCAAAGCCCTGCGCTGGCTGCTTAAAGTGGCCCAGCCGCGCTATCATTTCCACGGGCACATCCATGTCTACAGCAATACCACTCCGACCATACAACGATTCCGGAAGACGATCGTGATCAACACCTATGGGTCTCGCCAGACCCGACTGCGCATTCCCCAGTTGCGCTATACAAGCGAGCCATGAGCTTTTACAGCCGCTACAGCACCGCGGTGCAGGACTTTCGCCGGGCCCGGCGCCGGGCGGCCCTGCAGGAGTTCCTGCAAGGCATCGGCGGGCGCAGCAGCCGGCTGCTTTCCTACGACGAAGTGCGCAAGAAGATAGGGCGCGGCAGCCTGCTGCCGCGCGGCTTGCGCGATGTGCCTCTGGATGCGATCGTCGGCACGGTGGGGCGCTATGAAGACTTCAACCGCCAGTTCTTGCCGCGCCAGGCCAGCCAGCAAGGCCGCTGGGCGCAGGTGCGCCTGGCCGTGGAGGGCAGCGGTTTGCCGCCGGTCGAGCTCTACCAGATCGGCGATGTGTACTTTGTGCTCGACGGCCATCACCGCGTCTCGGTGGCCCGCGAGCTCGGCGCCACGACGATCGAAGCCTACGTCAGCGAGCTGCCCTCGCGGGTCAAGCTAACCGCCGATCTGACGCCCAATGACCTGATCCTGAAAGCAGAAGAAGCGCTCTTCTTGGAAGAGACCCGTCTGGATGAGCTGCATCCGGAACTGGATCTGCGCGTCACCCTGGCCGGCCGCTACAACGAAATGTTGGAGCACATCCGAGTGCACCGCTACTACATGGGTGTGGACCAAAAGCGCAGCAATGTCCCCCAGGCAGAAGCTGTGGAGCACTGGCTGCAGGCGCTCTACCTGCCGGCGGTAGAGGCCATCCGCCGCTTGGATCTGTTGCATGACTTCCCAGGCCGCACCGAGGCCGACATGTACCTGTGGCTGATGAAACGCCGCCACGAATTGGAGGAGCAGCTGGGTTGGGACCTGGGCACAGAGGAAACCGCCGCCCACTTGTGGAACCGCTTGTATACCAAGCCGGGCCGCTTGTGGGACCGCCTGCGCCGCTGGCTGGGCCGCCAGCCTGTGCCTACCCAGTGGCGCCTGGACCGCGGCCAGATCCCGTCTGGCCAGAAGCTGTTCCCGCGCATTCTGGTGCCAATCAGTGGCGAGGATGCCAGCTGGACGGCAGTGGACCTGGCCATCCGCGTGGCGCACCAGGAAGCCGCGGAGCTGCGCGGCGTGCATGTCCTGGCCAGCGGCGAAAGCCGTGAGAGCCACAAGGTGGAGCAGATCCGCACAGAGTTCCAGCGCCGGCTGGAGAAGGCCGGAGTGCGCGGCCGCCTGGTGCTGGAGCAGGGCAACATCTCGCGCCGGGTCGAGGCGCGCTCACACTGGAGCGATCTGGTGGTGCTGCACCTCAAGCACCCGCCGGCAGCGCAGCCGCTGCCGCGGCTGCTTTCCGGCTTGCGCGTCTTCCTCTCACGCAGCCCGCGCCCGGCGCTGGTGGTACGTAAGGCCAGCCGCATGCAGCACGCCCTGCTGGCCTACGATGGCAGCCGCAAAGCCAACGAAGCCCTGTATTTGGCAGCCTACCTGGCCAACGCCTGGGGCGTGCGCATCACCGTCTTCAGTTCGCGCGAGCGGCGCATCACCGAGGCGCTGAACCTGCAGAAGGCCAAAGGCTATTTGATTTCGCAGGGGGTGGAAGCGCAGTATCTCTCTGCGTCAGGTGAGGCTGCACCGGGCCTACTGGAAGCGGCGCGTGAACAAGGTTGTGACTTCATGCTCATCGGCGGCTATGGCCGCGGCAATCTGCTGGAGATGGTGTGGGGCAGCACGTTGGACCACGTGCTGCGCGAATTCAAAGGCCCGGTTTGGGTGTGCTGTTAGCTTAGGGCCACAGCGCTTCCAGCGTCTGGATCTCTTCTTGCGACAAACGCCAGCCCAGCGCGCCGCCGAATTCGGCGGCCTGCTGGGCGTTCTTGGCGCCCGGGATGGGCAGGGTGCCTTTGCTCAAGCACCAGTTGAGCGCCACCTGTACCTGGCTTTTACCGCCGTGCGCCGCGCCGATGCGCTGCATGGCCGCCAGCAGCGGCTGGGCACGCAGCAGTGTGGCCCGGCTGATACGGCGCAGGAACGGCGGCGGATTTTCCAGGGTGTATTTGCCGGTCAGCAGACCCTGGGCGATGGGGCTGTAGGCGATGAGGGTCACGCCCATATCCTTGCATAGCTGCAGCAGGCCATTCTTTTCCACTTTGCGGTCCGCCAGGTGGTAGCGCACCTGGTTGCTGGCCAGGCGCAAACCGCGCTTTTCCAGAGCGGCCTGCGCACGCTCCATCTGCTGTGGGCTGTAATTGGACACGCCAATTTGCAGGATCTGTCCGGCCTGCACGGCTTCGGCCATGGCGTCCATCCAATACTCCACACGGCGCGGCGGGAAGGGCCAGTGAATTTGATAGAGCTGGATGGGCCGGCTGCCCAGGCGTTCCACACTTCTGCGCAGCGCTTCCCGGAATTGGGCGATCGAGATGCGCCAGGGGTAGGGGAAGAATTTGCTGGCGATGTAGACCTGGCTGTTGCCCGCGGCCAACTGACCCAGCACTCTTTCTGAACGGCCCAGGGCATACAATTCAGCGGTATCAAAGAAGTTAAGGCCTGCATTCAGGCTGGTCTGGTAGGCGGCGGCCACATCGGCGCTGCTGTAGCGTTGGCCGCTGCTCCAGTAAGGCTCATCGCCCCAGGCCCAGCAGCCTACGCCGATGGCGCTGACTTCGGGGCCGTCTGCCCCTAAACGGATGGTGTTCATGATTGCCCTTTGAGGCCGCTGTAGGCCAGAAAAGCGGCATAGCCCAGCATCAGCGCCAGGCTGGCGGCTTGCAGCCACCAGCGGCCGCGGCTGCTGAGCTGACCCAGCCGGCCCAGGACGAGGGCCAACAGTTGCAAGCCGCCAATGCTGAAGCTGTAAAAGCCGAGCAAGAATAGAATGGCGTGCAGCCAGGAGAGGCCCAGGGCCTGCAGCAGCAGTGGCCCCAGGATCAGCGCCCAGAACAAATAAGGCCCCGGGCTGAGGAAGATCATCAGGACGCCCTGCGCCAGCCCGCGCCAAGGCGACTGCGGCGTGGCGGCCTGCGGGTTGGACTGTTGACTGCGGCTGCGCATCTCTTGCCACAGCCCCCAGGCCAGCCAGATCAGCAGGGCGGCCCCCGCCAGGCGAATGAAGCGCAGGAAGTCATCCGGCACCTGGCTGATGAAAAAGACCAGCAGTGTAGCAATTGGAATATCGGCGATCAGCGGGCCAAAGGTGACCGGGGCCGCCCGCCGCCAACCGCCCAGCAAGCTTTGAGCGATGACCAGCGACTGGAAAGGCCCGGGGCTGAGCGCGGCGTACAACCCGATGCCGGCGCCCTGCAGGAAGAATGCGATGCTGCTGAAGTCCATGGTGCGGTTTTGAAAGGGAGCCTGCGACCGCAGGCTCCCTTTGTCTTTCTACGGCATCTCTACCGTGACGATCAGAGGCAGGTGGTCTGAGGCTGTCGTGCCGGGGATGAGGAAATCCCGATAGCCCAGGTCCGGACTCAGAAAGATGTAGTCGATCTGGTGCGTTGGGTCGGCCGCGTAGTAGGTATGGGTCGGCGGCTGGCCCAGCTCGCGGGAGACGTCAATGAAGCCGGCCTCCAGCATCAGCTGGATGGCGGCCGACTCGGGGCGAGCGTTGAAATCGCCCGTCACCACGGTGGTGGGACGCCCATTCCACTCATCCAGGATAGCGGAGGACTGCACCATGCGGATCTCGTCCTGGCCATCCTTCTCACTGTAGTGCGTGTTGATCAGGGTCAGCACTTGGCCGTTCACATCCACTTCGGCCACGGTGAAGCCGCGCAGCAGCAAGACGTCATCCGGCGGCAGGTCGAAGAACTCCACATTTTCCAGCGGGTAGCGGCTGTAGATCGCCATGCCCCATTGGCTGTCGGCCGTCGCATCCCAGACGTACG
Proteins encoded in this region:
- a CDS encoding metallophosphoesterase encodes the protein MRVLSLSDIVLEPIYTPSVAERFAHIDFVLGCGDLPYYYLEYLVDVLRKPVFFVRGNHASEVEASDQGADRRAPWGAVDLHRKVVNFNGLLMAGFEGSLRYRKGGFMYTQADMWWLVLEMLPRLLWNRVRHGRALDVLVTHSPPWGVGDADDPAHQGFKALRWLLKVAQPRYHFHGHIHVYSNTTPTIQRFRKTIVINTYGSRQTRLRIPQLRYTSEP
- a CDS encoding universal stress protein; this translates as MSFYSRYSTAVQDFRRARRRAALQEFLQGIGGRSSRLLSYDEVRKKIGRGSLLPRGLRDVPLDAIVGTVGRYEDFNRQFLPRQASQQGRWAQVRLAVEGSGLPPVELYQIGDVYFVLDGHHRVSVARELGATTIEAYVSELPSRVKLTADLTPNDLILKAEEALFLEETRLDELHPELDLRVTLAGRYNEMLEHIRVHRYYMGVDQKRSNVPQAEAVEHWLQALYLPAVEAIRRLDLLHDFPGRTEADMYLWLMKRRHELEEQLGWDLGTEETAAHLWNRLYTKPGRLWDRLRRWLGRQPVPTQWRLDRGQIPSGQKLFPRILVPISGEDASWTAVDLAIRVAHQEAAELRGVHVLASGESRESHKVEQIRTEFQRRLEKAGVRGRLVLEQGNISRRVEARSHWSDLVVLHLKHPPAAQPLPRLLSGLRVFLSRSPRPALVVRKASRMQHALLAYDGSRKANEALYLAAYLANAWGVRITVFSSRERRITEALNLQKAKGYLISQGVEAQYLSASGEAAPGLLEAAREQGCDFMLIGGYGRGNLLEMVWGSTLDHVLREFKGPVWVCC
- a CDS encoding aldo/keto reductase, whose protein sequence is MNTIRLGADGPEVSAIGVGCWAWGDEPYWSSGQRYSSADVAAAYQTSLNAGLNFFDTAELYALGRSERVLGQLAAGNSQVYIASKFFPYPWRISIAQFREALRRSVERLGSRPIQLYQIHWPFPPRRVEYWMDAMAEAVQAGQILQIGVSNYSPQQMERAQAALEKRGLRLASNQVRYHLADRKVEKNGLLQLCKDMGVTLIAYSPIAQGLLTGKYTLENPPPFLRRISRATLLRAQPLLAAMQRIGAAHGGKSQVQVALNWCLSKGTLPIPGAKNAQQAAEFGGALGWRLSQEEIQTLEALWP
- a CDS encoding LysE family transporter, encoding MDFSSIAFFLQGAGIGLYAALSPGPFQSLVIAQSLLGGWRRAAPVTFGPLIADIPIATLLVFFISQVPDDFLRFIRLAGAALLIWLAWGLWQEMRSRSQQSNPQAATPQSPWRGLAQGVLMIFLSPGPYLFWALILGPLLLQALGLSWLHAILFLLGFYSFSIGGLQLLALVLGRLGQLSSRGRWWLQAASLALMLGYAAFLAYSGLKGQS